One segment of Streptomyces sp. NBC_01463 DNA contains the following:
- a CDS encoding amidohydrolase has protein sequence MTDRYTVISADCHAGADLLDYRPYLESKHHDDFDAWAATYVNPYEDLVADTADRNWNSERRLAELEADGIVAEVVFPNTIPPFFPSASLMAPAPSRQEYEQRWAGLRAHNRWLADFCAAAPGRRAGVAQILLNDPAEAVREVRRAKDAGLTGGILLPGTPPGSGIPELYSAVYDPLWAVCAELDVPVNHHGGSASPPLGDEPAARAVFMVETTWFSHRALWHLIFGGAFRRHPALKLVLTEQGSGWIPGIVEMLDYYHGRLVAAATRAATAESKFGAGLSASMGARPSEVWRDNCFVGASFMRPHEVPLRDRIGLDKIMWGSDYPHDEGTAPYSREGLRIAYAGLPPAEIAAMTGGNAARVYGFDLAALDRIAAKVGPTVEEIAEPLKEVPQDATSPAFAPGGSVRVW, from the coding sequence ATGACGGACCGCTACACCGTCATCTCCGCCGACTGCCACGCCGGAGCCGACCTCCTCGACTACAGGCCGTACCTGGAGTCGAAGCACCACGACGACTTCGACGCCTGGGCGGCGACCTACGTCAACCCGTACGAGGACCTGGTGGCCGACACCGCCGACCGCAACTGGAACTCGGAGCGCCGCCTCGCCGAACTGGAGGCGGACGGCATCGTCGCGGAAGTCGTCTTCCCCAACACCATCCCGCCCTTCTTCCCCTCCGCCTCCCTGATGGCCCCCGCACCCTCCCGGCAGGAGTACGAACAGCGCTGGGCGGGGCTGCGCGCCCACAACCGCTGGCTCGCCGACTTCTGCGCGGCCGCACCCGGCCGGCGGGCCGGCGTCGCCCAGATCCTCCTCAACGACCCGGCCGAGGCGGTCCGCGAGGTCCGCCGCGCCAAGGACGCGGGCCTCACCGGCGGCATCCTGCTGCCCGGCACCCCGCCCGGCTCCGGCATCCCGGAGCTGTACTCCGCGGTGTACGACCCGCTCTGGGCGGTCTGCGCGGAGCTGGACGTCCCCGTCAACCACCACGGCGGCTCGGCCTCCCCGCCGCTCGGCGACGAACCGGCGGCCCGTGCCGTCTTCATGGTGGAGACGACCTGGTTCTCGCACCGGGCCCTGTGGCACCTGATCTTCGGCGGCGCGTTCCGCCGCCACCCCGCCCTGAAACTGGTCCTCACCGAACAGGGCTCCGGCTGGATCCCGGGCATCGTGGAGATGCTCGACTACTACCACGGCCGGCTCGTCGCGGCGGCGACCCGGGCGGCCACCGCCGAGTCCAAGTTCGGCGCGGGGCTGTCGGCTTCGATGGGCGCCCGCCCCAGCGAGGTCTGGCGCGACAACTGCTTCGTCGGCGCCAGCTTCATGCGCCCGCACGAGGTGCCGCTGCGCGACCGGATCGGCCTCGACAAGATCATGTGGGGCAGCGACTACCCGCACGACGAGGGCACCGCCCCCTACTCACGCGAGGGCCTGCGGATCGCCTACGCCGGACTGCCGCCCGCCGAGATCGCGGCGATGACCGGCGGGAACGCGGCGCGCGTCTACGGATTCGACCTGGCGGCCCTGGACCGGATCGCGGCGAAGGTCGGCCCGACGGTCGAGGAGATAGCCGAACCCCTGAAGGAGGTACCGCAGGACGCCACCAGCCCCGCCTTCGCACCGGGTGGGTCGGTTCGCGTCTGGTGA